One stretch of Malus domestica chromosome 14, GDT2T_hap1 DNA includes these proteins:
- the LOC103455056 gene encoding uncharacterized protein: MVKVATYFAMTLGAFVFWQSMDKVHVWIALHQDEKQERLEREMEIKRVREELLQQQAKQRETQA; the protein is encoded by the exons ATGGTGAAGGTCGCGACCTACTTCGCTATGACTTTGGGAGCTTTCGTGTTCTGGCAGTCCATGGATAAAGTCCACGTCTGGATCGCCCTGCATCAGGACGAAAAG CAAGAAAGACTCGAAAGGGAAATGGAGATTAAGAGGGTTAGAGAAGAGCTGCTGCAGCAGCAAGCCAAACAAAGGGAGACTCAAGCATGA